TCCACAAGAAGGACGACGAACTCGTCTCCGCCGTAGCGCACGACGGTGTCCGTTTCGCGGACGCAGGAACGGAGAACCCCTCCGACCTCCACGAGGACCCGGCTGCCGACGAGGTGGCCATAGGCGTCGTTCACGCGCTTGAAGAAATCGACGTCCATGAAGAGCACCGAAAAGAAGTTCCGATACCGCTCGGACCTCTTCAGCTCCCGGTCCAGAACGACGTTCAGGTACCTGCTGTTGTACAGCTTCGTGAGATCGTCAATGTAGATCAGGTTTTGCGTCTGCGCGCTTCGCTCGGCGTTCAGCAGCGAGAACCGCGCCTGCCGATAGAAGAAATTCAGGAACGGGCTGTCGAGTACGCCGACGCCCGGGACGCCCCGCATGGTAAGCACAACGTACATCTGCGAGCCCGGCGACAGGTCGAAACGAAGCGTAAAGAACGTTCGGTTTTCACCGAGCAGGGCTTCGTCCTCCGGCCGGACCGCACCCAGCTCATCCACGGTGACGATCGCCGGAACGGGCTTGCTTTTCCTGACCAGCGCACCGCCGAATCGAAGCAGGAACACACCCGCAAGCGAATCGTCCGGAAATCCTGCGGCCGCGATGACGGAATAGCCCGATCCTCTCCCCTCCTGCTCGCGGAACAGGATCCCGAAGGAGCTGCCCAACGATTCCTTGAACATCTCCACCACCGTCAGCGAAAGAAGATCCATGTCGGTGGTGGTGATGACGGGAAAGCAGTAGTCGAACAATTCATCGAGGGAGGTTTTCCGCAGCAGGCCGTATCCCTGGAAGAGGTATTTCTCGAGGGTGGACGTCAGCTCGCTGCCCAGGTCCTCCTCGAACAGGATCTCCGAGGCGCCTCCCCGAAGCGCGCCCAGCACGGAGGGGCCGCCTTTCTTGGGCAGGACCAGCACAAGTGGGGTTTTCGGCGCAAGCGATATGATGCTGCGGACGAATTCCTCAGCGCTCTGCCTTTTCGAAAATTTCCGGGCGACGATGACCGAGAAGTTTTCCTTCGCCAGGACGGAAACGCCCTTTTCCCAGTCGGACAGCTCCTTCATGGGGATGTCGGCGAAGGAAGATTGCCTGATTTTCAGTGCGATGGCCCCCGGGTCGGGGGAGATGATCAATATGCGTTGCTTCGCCATGGGTGCAGTCGGGTCGAATAACCGCCTGGATTTACCTTCCCTATGATCAGGGGAGGCGCCATAACAGCTTCCAAATCGATGAACCGCCTTCTCTCCCGCAGTATATCCTATCCCCGTTCGACCTCACGGTAAAAGCCCCGTTTTCCAAGAGAAAAGACTCAGCCGAGTGTACCGGATTTTCTCCCGCGAAACAATTTCTATTTTGGCTTATAACTACGGCCGGTTTGGCCGCGCCGACCCATTCGAGCGGTTTCGCGCCGGCGGAACCATGATGCGGAAGGAACAAAAACCGTTTGCCTTCTTCAGGGGTTTCCGCACTGCCCCACGCGGCGGGCCCGGTCTCAACGTCTCCCGGCAACCATACGGAAAGTTTCCCGTGGCGGACCTCCAACTGAAGGCTCTGCTCGTTGGGAGAACGCCGGTTTCCGTCTCCTGCTCCCCTGACGAAAACATCCGCTCCTCCCGCGGAAAAAACATCTCCTCCGCGTTTCCTGCGCACGAGGTGTTCCCTTTGCGCCACCGCCTCCCCGAATGCGGACGGGGACGGCCCCTCGGGGATCCATATTTCTCCGACCGCGAACCCTTCCAGGATCGCTTTCGCACCCCCGTAATGGTCTTCATGGGGATGGGTAAGGACCAGCACATCGACCTTCCGGATCCCCCTGCTTCTTAAAAACGGGGCCACGATTTTCCCCCCCGCATCTCCCTGCGCCGATCCGCCGCAGTCGATCACCATGTGCTTCCCTCCCGGAAAGGAAACGACATGGGCGGCTCCCTTGCCCACGTTCAATGCCGTAAAGGACAACCGGTTGTCGGGAAGAGCGGCATATGGAAGGTGGATCCACGCAAGGAAAAGCACCGCGCCCGCGAGCGCCGCCGGCCACGGAGACTTCCCTGACCGGCGGAGACGGATCGTCCCCCAGGCGGCCGCCGCAAAGCAGCAGAACGGCGCGATCGTGCCGGACGGCGGCAGCGGCAGATACCCCCATCCATCCCCGGAAGCGCGGGCCAGCAGCGAAAGCGCCGCTGTGAGCCCCTGCGCCACGAACCGGACGGGAGGACCGAGGAAGTCGATCGAGAAGGCCCCGCCCACGGCGGCGAGGAAAGCGCCGGCCACTCCCGCTGTTCCCAAAACAGGGCCGAACAGAAGGTTCCACAGGACTGCTCCGGCGGGAAAGGCGCCGAAGAAAGCGGAGCTGACCGGCAGCGTACCGAGGAACGCCACCGTGGAAGCGAGGACGGCGCCCTTCCCCCAGCGCAGAAACCGATGTTCGACACCCCCGGAGCCGGTTTCCGGTTTTTTCCCGGCGAAGGCGGCGATCAGGAAGAACGTCGCTCCGTAGGAAAGCAGGAATGACGGAGAAAAGATCAGGAAAGGCGAAGCGATAACCGTAACGAAACACAGGATCGTCCAGCAGAGGTCCGACCTTCGGAGGCCGATCGTGTTCCAAAGGGCGACGGCAAGAGTGATCATCCCCGCCGATCGAACCGCGGGGACGGGAGCGCCTGCCATCAGGACATAAGCCCAACAGACGGGAACGGAAACGAGCGAGGCGGCGCGATTGAGGTCCGGTGTCCCGTGCCTTCTGCGAAATATCCATAGCACGCACCTCGCGAGAAAGGAATGCACGGTGAAGAAGATCGCCACGTTGACGCCGGAAATGGCCAACAGGTGCGCAAGCCCGGTTTTACGGAGCAGCGCCACCATGGGATGCGAAAAGGAAGGGACCTCGCCGGTCGTGAGGGATCGAAGATAAAGCGCGCCGTCGGACCGCCCCGCATGCCCGTCCATCCAGAGCGACGTCCTTTCCCGGGCACGCCGGAATACATCGAGTACCCCTCTTCCGTCCGGACGATCCAGGAACACCGCGCGCGAAGCGTCGGTGGAAAAAACGTACTGGACGCCCATCGCCATTGCGCCCCATTCGCGGGGGATCTCCTCGGGGTTGCCCCGGCTTTGAACCGGGTGGAGACGCCCCGTGGCACGAATTTCGGCCGGCAAGCGGACAGTACCGTCCGATGTCCGGACGTACAGAAGCGCTTTCCCCAATTCCATGGATGCGGAGCCGTCGATGGAAGCGACCCTTGCATGTTCCGCCACGCCCTTCCAGCCAGTGTCCATGGGGGCCGATTCCTCCACGACCCCTTGCAGGACCACCTCATCGCCGAGGAAACGACGCGCCGCATCGGGATCGGCGAGCGGTATCCTCCCGCCCGCAAGTACGCCGCAAAGGACCATGACCGCCAGCGCGGTGTGATACGGCGGCAGTCGAAATGTAAGGCAAAGAAGGGATAGGAGCAGCGCTCCCGCTGCCGCGCCCGGCCAAGCCACGCCCGCGCCGAGCGCAACGAACACCCCCGCCAGGTAGACGGGAAGCAGGAGAAGGAATGCGCCGTGCCCCTTGAACGGATAGTCCATTCACCGCAGATGTGCAACCTGCGTTCCGCTTGCGTTGATGTGACAGGAATGGATGGACGGACGGCCGCGTGTGTGCGGCCGCCCGTCCGGGAGAGTTACTTACGCGATCGAGTCGATGATCGCGTTAAAGGTCGCGCTGGGACGCATCGCGATCGACGCCTTCTTGTCATCGGGATCGTAGTATCCGCCGATGTCCATCGGTTTCCTTTGGGCTCCGATCAGCTCCTCGTTGATCTTCGCCTCGTTTTCCTCCAGCTGCTGCGCCGCCTTCGCGAAGCGGGCCGCCAGCTCCTTGTCCTTCGTCTGCGCCGCCAGCGCCTGCGCCCAGTACATGGCAAGGTAGAAATGGCTTCCCCGGTTGTCGATCTGGCCGACCTTGCGGGCGGGCGACTTGTTGTTGTCCAGGAACTTTCCGACAGCCTGGTCGAGCGTCTCGGCGAGGATCTGCACCTTCTCGTTTTTGGACGTCCCGGCGATGTGCTCCAGCGAGGCCACGAATGCGGTGAACTCGCCGAGGGAGTCCCAGCGCAGGTAGCCTTCCTTAAGGAACTGCTGGACGTGCTTGGGAGCCGAGCCGCCGGCTCCCGTCTCGAAGAGCCCGCCGCCTGCAAGCAGGGGGACGATCGAAAGCATCCTGGCGCTGGTGCCGATCTCGAGGATGGGAAACAGGTCGGTAAGATAATCGCGGAGGGCGTTGCCCGTGACCGAGATCGTGTCCTTCCCTTCCCGGATCCGCCTCAGCGAGAACTTCATCGCTTCCACCGGGGGCATGATGTGGATCTCCAGCCCCTTCGTGTCGTGATCCTTTATGTACTTCTCGACCTTCGCGATTACCTGCGCGTCGTGCGCCCTGTTCTTGTCCAGCCAGAAGACGGCAGGTGCGTTCATCGCCTTCGCCCGCGTCACGGCAAGCTTCACCCAGTCCCGTATCGGGAGGTCCTTCGCCTGGCATGCACGGAAGACGTCCCCTTCCTCGACCTTCTGTTCGAGCAGCGTCGCCCCCGAAGCGTCGACGATGCGGATCTTGCCCTTGCCGGGCGCCAGGAACGTCTTGTCGTGGGAACCGTATTCCTCGGCCTGCTGCGCCATGAGGCCGACGTTGGGAACGCTCCCGATCGTCGCGGGATCCAACGCACCGTTCTTCTTGCAGTCCTCGATGATGGTCTTGTAGGTGGTCGCGTAGCAGCGGTCGGGGATCATCGCCTTGGTCTCGTACTGTTTCCCGTCCGGTCCCCACATCTTCCCCGCCTCGCGGACGACGACGGGCATCGACGCGTCGACGATGATGTCGTTCGGAGCGTGCAGGTTCGTGATCCCCTTGTCCGAGTCGACCATCGCGAGCGCGGGGCGGATCTTGTAGACCGCCTGGATGTCCGCCTCGATCTCCGCCTTCTTGTCCGCCGGCAGGCTCTCGATCTTCTTGTAAAGGTCGCCCAGGCCCATGTTCGGGTTTACGCCCGCTGTTTTAAGGGCAGCCGCGTGCTTCTCGAATACGGACTTGAAAAACACGCTGACGGCGTGTCCGAAAAGCACGGGGTCCGAAACCTTCATCATGGTGGCCTTGAGGTGCAGCGAAAGTAGAACGCCCTGCTTCTTCGCGTCCTCGATCTGCTCTTCGAAGAAATTCCGCAGCGCGCGTACGTCCATGTGCGTCGAGTCGAGGATCTCGCCCTCGAGCAGCTTCAGGTTTTCCTTGAGGACCGTCACCTTGCCGTCTTCGCCAACGAACTCGAACCGCACGGCAGTCGGCTGCTTGATCGTGACGGAGGTCTCGTTGCCGTAGAAGTCACCTCCGGCCATGTGCGTCACATGCGCCCTGGAGTCAGGCGGCCACGGATAGTTCCTGGGCGGGTGCTTTTTCATGAACGCCTTGACGGAAAGCGGCGAGCGTCGGTCCGAGTTCCCCTGGCGAAGCACCGGGTTCACTGCGCTTCCCAGGACCTTGGCGTACCGCGCATGGAGCGCCTTCTCTTCGTCGGTCTTCGGGTCTTCCGGATAATCGGGGACGATGTAGCCGTGCTCCTGCAGTTCCTTGATCGCCGCCTTCAACTGCGGGATCGATGCGCTTATGTTCGGAAGCTTGATGATATTGGCCTCCGGTGACAGCACCAGTTCGCCCATCTTCGCCAGGTAGTCGGGAATTCTCTGTTTCTCGGTCAGCTTTTCCGGGAATGCCGCCTTGATTCTTCCCGCGAGGGAGATGTCCCACGGTTCGACGGAGACGCCTGTTCCCTTCGTGAACGCCTGGATGACCGGGAGCAGGGAGTACGTCGCCAGCGCGGGCCCCTCATCGATTTTTGTCCAAATGATCTTCGCCGTCTTTGCTGTCACGGTCATAATCTCTCCTTTGATTTTATTGGAGGACGGTATAACAAAAGACATCTCTTGGACACTGGGAAGGAAGGGATCTTCCCCCCGGGCAATTCATTCCGGCCGACATAAGCCCGCAATCCGCGCCGGGCTTGAACATGTATTCTGTATACAAAACCCTTTGAGCTGTCAAACAAAAAAACCCGTCCCCGGACCGCGTTACGCTTTGGTGCCCGTCTCACGGGCTACGCACGCCTCACGGAGTGCCCATTGCGGGGGACGCCTTGTCCGGCCGTCCATGGCCGGGCTGCGGCTCCACGCTCCTCGCTCACGCCATCCCTGGCTTCCGCGTCGTCGCGTAGGCCCCCGCAATGTGCACTCCGTATCGGCGGCTCGCCCGCGAAATAATCCTCGACGCAATCTATTGGAGTTCTTGGGAACGTTCCGGTTCTTGGGTCCCGTCTCTCAGGAAAAGGTTTTCCGGGTGCGGCGGGCGCGGTGGAAGGAAAGGGCAAACCGGTGGGCCTCGTCGCGTACGCGCATCAGGAGGAGGAGCGCGGGGTCGTTGGGCGCCAGGAACAGCGGGTTCACCCTCCCCGGCAGGAAGATCCTCTCCCGGAATTCGGTCTCCCCTCCGCGCACCCGTTCCTTGGCAAGGGCGATCACGGGGATTGAGCCGGCCCCCGCCTCCTTCATCGCCGCCATGGCCTTGGAGAGCTGCCCCCTTCCCCCGTCGATGAGAACCAGGTCCGGCATCCCGCCGAAATCCTCGTCATGCCCGAACCGGCGGCGGACCACCTGCTCGATCATCGCAAAGTCGTCCTGACCGTCGATTCCGCGCACCGCGAATTTCCGGTACCATTTCTTCGCGGCCTTCCCTCCGACGAACGTCGCCATCGAACCCACAGGTTCGGTTCCGGACAGGTTCGAGATATCGAATCCCTCGATCCGCGCGGGCGCCCTCGGCAGGCGGCAAATGGACGCGAGCCGGGACGACACCTCCTCGTAGGCCGCCTCCTTCTCTTTCCGCATCCTGTGGAACTCCGCGGCGTTTTTCGAGGCAAGGGCCACGAGGCGCTCCCGTTCGCCCGCCCGAGGGGCCTTGACCCGCACTGCCCTCCCCGCGCGGTCGGACAGGAGCGAGGCGAGCGGGGCGGCGTCCGGCATCTCCATCGGCAGAAGGATTTCTTCCGGAAAGAACGCCCCCTCCGCGAAATGCTGGACCAGAAACGAGGAGAGGGCTTCGGCGTGATCCCCTTCAACGCGGAAGTGGTAGTTATGCGCGTCGGAAAGCCGCCCGGCCCGGACGTGAAGCACCGCTACCGCCGCTTCCGTCTCCTCAAGGAACCAACCGACTGCGTCCACGTCTCCGGGGACCGAACGGATTACGCGCTGCCGGACGAGCGTACGCTCCACCGTCGCTATCCGGTCCCTCAGTTTGGCGGCATCCTCGAAACGCATCTCCTTCGCAAGCCGCGCCATTGCCTCTTTCCATCCCCTTGCCAGCTCCCTGTAATCCCCTTTAAGGAAACGGACGGCGTTGTCCACGTACGGCAGGTAATCCTCACGGGTGATTTTCCCCACGCATGCCCCGCCGCACCGGCCCATCTGGTAGTTGAGGCACGCCCTTCGCCGCGAGGCGAACTTTTTCCGGGAACAGGAGCACAGGGAGAAAAGCCGGTAGAGAATGCGCAGCGTCTCGCGGATCCCCCGCGCGGAAGAGTACGGCCCGAAGTAGGAGGCGCCGTCCCTGGCAACGCGCCGTACCAGCTCGGGGCGGGGATACTCCTCGCCCCGGTCGATCCGCAGCAGCAGGTACTCCTTGTCGTCCCTTAAAAAAACGTTGAAATGGGGCCGGTGCTCCTTGATGAGGGTGTTTTCGAGAAGAAGCGCCTCCTTTTCCGTGGCGGTCACGATGCAGCGGACGTCCGCCACGCGGGGCAGCAGGTGCGGGATCTGCGGGCGGCCGTCGCCCCCCGGTGCGGTATAGTTATGGAGCCGCGCCCTCAGGCTCTTCGCCTTCCCCACATACAGGATTTTTCCCCGCACATCCGACATCAGGTAGACGCCGGGCTCGCGAGGAAAGGTCTTCCAGTCGGACAGGGTCGCCATTCCCGGTTACCTTGCGGACAGTTCTATCTTTTCGAGCGCCAACAGACGGTCGCGAATCTCCGCCGCGCGCTCGAAATCCAGTTTCTTCGCCGCCCGGTCCATTTCCTTTCGCAGCTTGCGGAGCATCTTCGACAACTCTTCGGGAGAGGAGAAATCCCACCCTTCCTGCGCGGCCACGGTGACGTAATCCGCATCGCAGATCTGC
The genomic region above belongs to Deltaproteobacteria bacterium and contains:
- the uvrC gene encoding excinuclease ABC subunit UvrC; the encoded protein is MATLSDWKTFPREPGVYLMSDVRGKILYVGKAKSLRARLHNYTAPGGDGRPQIPHLLPRVADVRCIVTATEKEALLLENTLIKEHRPHFNVFLRDDKEYLLLRIDRGEEYPRPELVRRVARDGASYFGPYSSARGIRETLRILYRLFSLCSCSRKKFASRRRACLNYQMGRCGGACVGKITREDYLPYVDNAVRFLKGDYRELARGWKEAMARLAKEMRFEDAAKLRDRIATVERTLVRQRVIRSVPGDVDAVGWFLEETEAAVAVLHVRAGRLSDAHNYHFRVEGDHAEALSSFLVQHFAEGAFFPEEILLPMEMPDAAPLASLLSDRAGRAVRVKAPRAGERERLVALASKNAAEFHRMRKEKEAAYEEVSSRLASICRLPRAPARIEGFDISNLSGTEPVGSMATFVGGKAAKKWYRKFAVRGIDGQDDFAMIEQVVRRRFGHDEDFGGMPDLVLIDGGRGQLSKAMAAMKEAGAGSIPVIALAKERVRGGETEFRERIFLPGRVNPLFLAPNDPALLLLMRVRDEAHRFALSFHRARRTRKTFS
- a CDS encoding GGDEF domain-containing protein; amino-acid sequence: MKELSDWEKGVSVLAKENFSVIVARKFSKRQSAEEFVRSIISLAPKTPLVLVLPKKGGPSVLGALRGGASEILFEEDLGSELTSTLEKYLFQGYGLLRKTSLDELFDYCFPVITTTDMDLLSLTVVEMFKESLGSSFGILFREQEGRGSGYSVIAAAGFPDDSLAGVFLLRFGGALVRKSKPVPAIVTVDELGAVRPEDEALLGENRTFFTLRFDLSPGSQMYVVLTMRGVPGVGVLDSPFLNFFYRQARFSLLNAERSAQTQNLIYIDDLTKLYNSRYLNVVLDRELKRSERYRNFFSVLFMDVDFFKRVNDAYGHLVGSRVLVEVGGVLRSCVRETDTVVRYGGDEFVVLLVETNADDALLVAERMRRMIEGKSFGQDFGLSLRLTISIGIAAFPEHASTKQHLLSMADQAMYRGKDSTRNVVYLATPQNVP
- a CDS encoding ComEC/Rec2 family competence protein codes for the protein MDYPFKGHGAFLLLLPVYLAGVFVALGAGVAWPGAAAGALLLSLLCLTFRLPPYHTALAVMVLCGVLAGGRIPLADPDAARRFLGDEVVLQGVVEESAPMDTGWKGVAEHARVASIDGSASMELGKALLYVRTSDGTVRLPAEIRATGRLHPVQSRGNPEEIPREWGAMAMGVQYVFSTDASRAVFLDRPDGRGVLDVFRRARERTSLWMDGHAGRSDGALYLRSLTTGEVPSFSHPMVALLRKTGLAHLLAISGVNVAIFFTVHSFLARCVLWIFRRRHGTPDLNRAASLVSVPVCWAYVLMAGAPVPAVRSAGMITLAVALWNTIGLRRSDLCWTILCFVTVIASPFLIFSPSFLLSYGATFFLIAAFAGKKPETGSGGVEHRFLRWGKGAVLASTVAFLGTLPVSSAFFGAFPAGAVLWNLLFGPVLGTAGVAGAFLAAVGGAFSIDFLGPPVRFVAQGLTAALSLLARASGDGWGYLPLPPSGTIAPFCCFAAAAWGTIRLRRSGKSPWPAALAGAVLFLAWIHLPYAALPDNRLSFTALNVGKGAAHVVSFPGGKHMVIDCGGSAQGDAGGKIVAPFLRSRGIRKVDVLVLTHPHEDHYGGAKAILEGFAVGEIWIPEGPSPSAFGEAVAQREHLVRRKRGGDVFSAGGADVFVRGAGDGNRRSPNEQSLQLEVRHGKLSVWLPGDVETGPAAWGSAETPEEGKRFLFLPHHGSAGAKPLEWVGAAKPAVVISQNRNCFAGENPVHSAESFLLENGAFTVRSNGDRIYCGREGGSSIWKLLWRLP
- a CDS encoding NADP-dependent isocitrate dehydrogenase — its product is MTAKTAKIIWTKIDEGPALATYSLLPVIQAFTKGTGVSVEPWDISLAGRIKAAFPEKLTEKQRIPDYLAKMGELVLSPEANIIKLPNISASIPQLKAAIKELQEHGYIVPDYPEDPKTDEEKALHARYAKVLGSAVNPVLRQGNSDRRSPLSVKAFMKKHPPRNYPWPPDSRAHVTHMAGGDFYGNETSVTIKQPTAVRFEFVGEDGKVTVLKENLKLLEGEILDSTHMDVRALRNFFEEQIEDAKKQGVLLSLHLKATMMKVSDPVLFGHAVSVFFKSVFEKHAAALKTAGVNPNMGLGDLYKKIESLPADKKAEIEADIQAVYKIRPALAMVDSDKGITNLHAPNDIIVDASMPVVVREAGKMWGPDGKQYETKAMIPDRCYATTYKTIIEDCKKNGALDPATIGSVPNVGLMAQQAEEYGSHDKTFLAPGKGKIRIVDASGATLLEQKVEEGDVFRACQAKDLPIRDWVKLAVTRAKAMNAPAVFWLDKNRAHDAQVIAKVEKYIKDHDTKGLEIHIMPPVEAMKFSLRRIREGKDTISVTGNALRDYLTDLFPILEIGTSARMLSIVPLLAGGGLFETGAGGSAPKHVQQFLKEGYLRWDSLGEFTAFVASLEHIAGTSKNEKVQILAETLDQAVGKFLDNNKSPARKVGQIDNRGSHFYLAMYWAQALAAQTKDKELAARFAKAAQQLEENEAKINEELIGAQRKPMDIGGYYDPDDKKASIAMRPSATFNAIIDSIA